In the genome of Mytilus edulis chromosome 3, xbMytEdul2.2, whole genome shotgun sequence, one region contains:
- the LOC139517533 gene encoding uncharacterized protein: MKLGMINLANCLIFISFQKINGKPDGVCYENKLLNGKEFREAICCDNYYKGSNGDCTECPAGSFGKNCRLNCTGNFYGRQCLSECNCERCHYIFGCGGLSTTERKPTVTKELIQDISLTEMTKEWNKEVTSPKYEKEKEAAFSLEHVIVIIVASSASTVVSMVIVIICVLILRRLLCEKQRSESAGISNEVIFTNNDIRAQASIPQEHLRITQTSAFPESQYETVDESNMMEISNVGIGDERSEIRKTNISSSSNDSKTSNASGVASEDTDGYIHPYNTLEENWQNRGCQYTTCIVKNQCHDS, translated from the exons ATGAAGTTAGGGATGATTAATCTTGCAAACTGTTTAATTTTCATCAGCTTTCAAAAGATTAACGGAAAACCCGATGGCGTCTGCTACGAAAACAA GTTACTAAATGGTAAAGAGTTTCGTGAAGCAATCTGTTGCGATAATTACTACAAGGGTTCAAACGGTGATTGTACAG aatgtCCAGCTGGCTCTTTTGGTAAAAACTGTCGTTTAAATTGCACCGGTAACTTTTATGGAAGACAATGTCTCAGCGAATGTAATTGCGAAAG GTGTCATTATATTTTCGGCTGTGGCGGATTGTCAACAACAGAAAG AAAACCTACAGTGACTAAAGAATTGATACAAGACATTTCTTTAACAGAAATGACGAAAGAATGGAATAAAGAAGTTACTTCaccaaaatatgaaaaag AAAAGGAAGCTGCATTTTCTCTGGAGCATGTTATAGTTATAATAGTAGCATCATCAGCAAGTACTGTGGTATCTATGGTAATTGTTATTATATGCGTATTGATACTTCGAAGACTATTGTGTGAAAAACAACGTTCTGAAAGTGCAGGCATTTCTAACGAAGTCATTTTCACCAATAATGACATAAGAGCACAGGCATCAATTCCTCAAGAACATCTTAGAATTACACAGACAAGTGCTTTTCCCGAGTCCCAATATGAAACAGTTGACGAATCAAACATGATGGAAATCTCAAACGTTGGAATAGGTGATGAAAGATCTGAAATACGCAAAACTAACATCTCTAGTTCAAGCAATGACAGCAAAACATCTAATGCCAGCGGAGTGGCATCTGAGGATACTGACGGTTACATCCATCCGTACAATA